In Amphiura filiformis chromosome 1, Afil_fr2py, whole genome shotgun sequence, the following are encoded in one genomic region:
- the LOC140158745 gene encoding calpain-A-like, translating into MGCASSAGPPTIQSAPTDAYNGDITGGAPPGIHITHGYGSEQINSHPDGHLVLSESYDSFQLTFQAVSGDGALFEDPDFPTNESSLVAKRDNCDINWLRPCDISSNPRMLVDGISRDDIIQGILADCWFLAPCAALACHKEHIGRVIPSKQPLSGPDYLGMVYFRFWRFGRWVEVVIDDRLPVKPNGQLLFAKSSDQDEFWPALLEKAYAKLHGGYQGLAGGMAMDAFVDLTSGLSETYDYSNGDTPQDLFGILFRGARTGAFMTCSRKNSKWWDVEADENGIVSGHSYTVTDVQVIQTSNGQYVQLLRIRNPWANDTEWNGDWSDTSELWDYVSDQEKAKLKLRLDTDGEFWMSLNDFLQQFNKVITCTVGPDFDGDGTADVTTRVGSIELLMVHGSWVEGVNAGGCANHKTYGINPQFVFTISQPDDFDPWRDPAMKHGKCSVVIALMQEYRRTRQNIKPIREKIGFTLYKTNTANQRVSQDWLKKNYGGIGNSGLYINHREVQLRCLLEPGHYVVLPTTFDPDKECSFILRIFSEKPIMCKSFASA; encoded by the exons AGTTATGACTCATTCCAGTTGACATTCCAAGCCGTATCAGGTGATGGTGCTCTGTTTGAAGATCCTGACTTCCCTACCAATGAATCCTCCTTAGTAGCTAAGAGAGATAATTGTGACATCAATTGGCTTCGACCATGT GATATTTCTTCCAATCCTCGTATGTTGGTAGATGGCATCAGTCGTGATGATATTATACAAGGAATATTAGCAGATTGCTGGTTTCTTGCACCGTGTGCTGCACTGGCATGTCATAAGGAACATATTGGAAGG GTAATACCTTCCAAGCAACCCCTCTCTGGACCAGACTATCTCGGTATGGTTTATTTCCGTTTCTGGCGGTTTGGACGTTGGGTGGAGGTCGTAATTGATGATAGGTTACCGGTTAAACCTAATGGGCAGCTGCTGTTTGCGAAGTCAAGTGATCAGGATGAATTCTGGCCAGCGCTATTGGAGAAGGCATATGCTAA GTTACATGGTGGTTACCAGGGCTTAGCAGGAGGTATGGCAATGGATGCATTTGTTGATCTTACTAGTGGACTTTCAGAAACATATGATTATAGCAATGGAGACACTCCACAAGACTTGTTTGGCATCTTATTCCGTGGTGCTCGAACTGGTGCTTTCATGACATGCTCAAGAAAG AATTCCAAATGGTGGGATGTAGAAGCAGATGAGAATGGAATAGTATCTGGTCATTCATATACGGTCACTGATGTCCAAGTTATACAGACCAGTAATGGTCAATATGTCCAGTTACTAAGAATACGTAACCCATGGGCTAATGATACAGAATGGAATGGAGATTGGAGTGACAC GTCAGAGCTTTGGGACTATGTTTCAGACCAGGAGAAAGCCAAGCTGAAATTGAGGCTGGACACAGATGGAGAATTTTG GATGAGTTTAAATGATTTTCTGCAACAATTTAACAAAGTGATAACTTGTACTGTTGGACCAGACTTTGATGGTGATGGCACTGCTGATGTAACCACTAGAG TTGGCAGTATTGAGTTGCTAATGGTTCATGGGAGCTGGGTTGAAGGAGTGAATGCAGGAGGGTGTGCTAATCATAAGACCTATGGTATTAACCCCCAGTTTGTCTTTACAATATCACAACCAG atgaCTTTGACCCATGGAGAGACCCTGCCATGAAGCATGGCAAGTGTTCTGTTGTGATAGCACTGATGCAGGAATACAGACGAACAAGACAGAATATCAAACCGATCAGAGAGAAGATTGGATTTACTCTCTATAAG ACAAATACAGCCAATCAGCGAGTATCCCAGGATTGGTTGAAGAAGAACTATGGAGGCATTGGTAACTCAGGCTTGTATATAAACCACAGGGAAGTCCAATTACGATGTCTGCTGGAACCAGGACATTATGTTGTCTTACCAACAACCTTTGATCCTGACAAGGAATGCTCATTTATATTGAGGATATTTAGTGAAAAGCCTATCATGTGCAAGAGTTTTGCCAGTGCATGA